In Ischnura elegans chromosome 9, ioIscEleg1.1, whole genome shotgun sequence, the following proteins share a genomic window:
- the LOC124164962 gene encoding uncharacterized protein LOC124164962 produces MGSQLPLLPTLQGVSSHHNATWRLRSANQAFRTHTYGHRGTSPVLLRLPVPPHNYRPILPLASREPLADITADSVSRAFLLGWVAHYGCPQHITCDRGRQFVSYLFQRLCTTLGTTLHHTTSYHPQANGLVERLHRVLKAALMCSSSNSWMDALPTVLLGLRTTWRADLQTTPAELLFGEQLRLPGDFFVDSAQHLDSQDLVSQLRNHMSQLRPTPASRHISSQRVFIHKDLATSSQVFVRQDALRPALQPPYAGPYPVLSRGEKTYTLYINGKPATISIDRLKPAHLLEEDPPPTPSPDTITRSGRAVRPPERFVANTLSLLQGGE; encoded by the coding sequence ATGGGCTCGCAGCTGCCTCTCCTGCCAACGTTGCAAGGTGTCTCGTCACATCACAACGCCACTTGGAGACTTCGTTCCGCCAACCAGGCGTTTCGAACACATACATATGGACATCGTGGGACCTCTCCCGTCTTGCTCCGGCTACCGGTACCTCCTCACAATTATCGACCGATTCTCCCGCTGGCCAGTCGCGAACCCCTTGCAGACATCACCGCAGACAGCGTCTCCCGCGCCTTTCTCCTTGGATGGGTTGCTCACTACGGCTGTCCTCAACACATCACCTGCGACCGTGGACGACAGTTTGTGTCATATCTTTTCCAGAGACTTTGCACCACTCTGGGAACAACGCTACATCACACCACGAGCTACCATCCCCAGGCAAACGGACTCGTCGAACGACTACATCGCGTTCTTAAGGCGGCCCTCATGTGCTCTTCTTCCAACTCATGGATGGACGCACTACCCACAGTTCTTCTCGGCCTCCGCACAACTTGGAGAGCCGACCTGCAGACAACACCTGCCGAACTCCTCTTCGGGGAGCAACTGCGTCTTCCCGGGGACTTCTTTGTCGACTCTGCCCAGCATCTGGACTCCCAGGATCTTGTTTCTCAGCTGCGTAACCACATGAGCCAGCTGCGTCCGACCCCTGCGTCACGCCACATCTCATCGCAGCGTGTCTTCATCCACAAGGACTTGGCCACATCCTCCCAGGTCTTTGTCCGCCAAGACGCTTTGCGGCCAGCCCTGCAACCACCTTACGCGGGACCATATCCTGTCCTCAGCCGCGGTGAGAAGACGTATACCCTGTACATCAATGGCAAACCAGCCACTATATCAATCGACCGTCTCAAACCAGCCCATCTTCTTGAGGAGGACCCTCCGCCTACTCCGTCACCAGATACCATCACTCGCTCCGGCCGCGCCGTCCGTCCTCCAGAACGTTTTGTTGCCAACACTCTGTCTCTCCTCCAAGGGGGGGAGTAg
- the LOC124164963 gene encoding uncharacterized protein LOC124164963: MADADQLAKLQAQIAGLQQQLAAHQTNHSQQLALLQEQHQQALQQQQQQTTLSSQQASPSPSSYGVDTAAVYRVTPKLPPFWPAQPEIWFAQVEAQFSLANITSDKTKYDYVVGNLDHRFSSEISDLIVNPPAENRYLTLKNLLIQRVSPSEDQRVRQLLTAEELGDTKPSQLLRRMRSLISTTLVEDSFLRTLWLQRLPANAQAILQTQVTSMPLDELANMADRIVAVAPPPTAPAIHAVRHTNDVSSLAQRVEKLSKQLEDIQAHLKKPPYSRTWSRSLPAPRPAQPEMCYYHRKFGAEARRCIQPCTANAVNPVNSNSDS; encoded by the coding sequence ATGGCAGACGCAGATCAACTCGCCAAACTGCAGGCTCAAATCGCGGGACTCCAGCAGCAACTCGCTGCACACCAAACGAACCACAGCCAACAGCTAGCGCTCCTTCAAGAACAGCACCAGCAGGCtctgcagcaacaacagcagcaaacAACGCTGTCATCGCAGCAAGCCTCACCGTCTCCATCATCCTACGGCGTCGACACTGCTGCCGTCTACCGCGTCACTCCGAAACTGCCTCCTTTCTGGCCAGCACAGCCTGAAATATGGTTCGCCCAAGTCGAAGCACAATTTTCTTTGGCCAACATCACCTCGGACAAGACTAAATACGATTACGTCGTGGGAAACCTAGACCATCGTTTTTCCAGTGAAATAAGCGATCTTATCGTGAATCCTCCGGCCGAGAATCGTTACCTAACGCTGAAAAACCTATTGATACAGCGCGTCTCTCCCTCCGAGGATCAACGGGTGCGGCAACTCCTCACAGCAGAAGAGCTCGGTGATACCAAGCCTTCGCAACTATTACGACGCATGCGGTCTCTCATCAGCACCACCCTTGTGGAGGATTCTTTCCTCCGCACATTATGGTTGCAACGTCTTCCGGCCAACGCTCAAGCCATCCTGCAAACGCAAGTTACTTCAATGCCTCTTGATGAACTTGCAAATATGGCCGACCGCATCGTCGCCGTGGCTCCGCCTCCAACTGCACCCGCCATCCATGCAGTACGCCATACCAACGATGTTTCGTCATTGGCCCAACGGGTTGAGAAACTCTCAAAGCAGCTCGAAGATATACAAGCTCATCTGAAAAAACCTCCGTACTCACGGACTTGGAGCAGATCTCTACCCGCGCCGCGCCCCGCTCAGCCTGAGATGTGTTACTACCATCGCAAATTTGGAGCCGAAGCCAGACGTTGCATCCAGCCATGCACCGCAAATGCAGTGAATCCGGTAAACTCCAACAGCGACTCGTAA